Proteins co-encoded in one Candidatus Thiodictyon syntrophicum genomic window:
- a CDS encoding DUF4124 domain-containing protein, translating into MHFPISILRLFAVGLVGLAAAWSLDAAAEEAAVQVYECHQGGQVTFSDEPCAGREQTLEVDYSRPDAAQARAAAQSAAAREYQAGTVAQGYVLDSEILSLEQQITNQETERDARIAALRNQLAQGTEGTDTAAWEASLNQQIASTYEGYTDNLLAQRARLGTLKAQREALGREPPRSGPAP; encoded by the coding sequence ATGCATTTCCCGATCTCAATCCTGAGGCTGTTCGCGGTCGGCCTGGTCGGCCTGGCGGCAGCCTGGAGTCTCGACGCGGCGGCCGAGGAGGCCGCGGTGCAGGTCTATGAATGCCATCAGGGCGGGCAGGTGACCTTCTCCGATGAGCCCTGCGCCGGGCGCGAGCAGACCCTGGAAGTGGATTATTCCCGCCCGGATGCCGCCCAGGCGCGGGCCGCCGCCCAGTCCGCCGCGGCGCGGGAGTATCAGGCGGGGACGGTGGCGCAGGGCTACGTGCTCGATAGCGAGATCCTGAGCCTGGAGCAGCAGATCACGAACCAGGAGACGGAGCGTGATGCCCGCATCGCCGCCCTGCGCAACCAATTGGCCCAGGGCACCGAAGGGACCGACACCGCCGCCTGGGAGGCGTCGTTGAATCAACAGATCGCCTCGACCTACGAGGGCTACACCGACAACCTCCTGGCCCAGCGGGCGCGGCTGGGCACGCTCAAGGCCCAGCGCGAGGCGCTGGGGCGCGAGCCCCCGCGGTCCGGGCCGGCGCCTTAG
- the recJ gene encoding single-stranded-DNA-specific exonuclease RecJ: MTPTQIHRVPTNPTAAPPANPADLLRQLYACRGQAESESELGLAGLAPYQSLAGLEAAVALLAANLGAGGSILVVGDYDADGATGSALAVLGLRALGAPAVSYLVPSRFAYGYGLSPPVVDAAAALAPKLLITVDNGIAGVAGVERANQLGIPVLITDHHQAGAVLPAAAAIVNPNQPGCGFPSKHLAGVGVVFYVLVALRAQLRAAGWFSAARPEPNLAEYLDLVALGTVADVVTLDRNNRILVEQGLRRIRAGRCRPGIRALLQVAGRDPARATATDLGFFVGPRLNAAGRLTEMTLGVECLLCDEPARALDLAGQLDGLNRQRREIEGTMREQAETLVERIQLRGDDLPPAFCLYGKGWHQGVSGIVAARIRERYHRPCIAFADAGEGVLRGSARSVDGLNIRDAIDLVDRRRPGLIERFGGHAMAAGLTLRTAALADFRAAFREAVREQLGEAPVVRQIRSDGELPARLMNLETAEVLRLGGPWGKGFPEPLFDGEFEVVQARLVGERHLKLRLKPERGPFLDAIGFGLGERLEQARGCVRLAYRLDVNEYRGERAPQLILEHLQSTT; encoded by the coding sequence GTGACCCCAACCCAGATCCACCGCGTCCCGACCAATCCCACTGCGGCTCCACCCGCCAACCCCGCGGACCTGCTGCGCCAACTTTATGCCTGCCGCGGCCAGGCGGAGTCCGAGTCGGAGTTGGGGCTCGCCGGGCTTGCGCCCTATCAATCCCTGGCGGGACTGGAGGCGGCGGTGGCGCTGCTCGCCGCCAACCTGGGCGCGGGTGGCTCGATCCTGGTGGTCGGCGACTATGACGCGGACGGGGCGACCGGCAGTGCGCTCGCCGTGCTCGGGTTGCGCGCCCTGGGCGCCCCCGCGGTGTCCTATCTGGTACCGAGTCGCTTTGCCTACGGTTACGGTCTGAGCCCGCCGGTGGTGGACGCGGCGGCGGCGCTCGCGCCTAAGCTCCTGATCACCGTGGACAACGGCATCGCCGGTGTCGCCGGGGTGGAGCGCGCCAATCAACTCGGCATCCCGGTGCTGATCACCGATCACCACCAGGCCGGGGCGGTGCTGCCGGCGGCGGCGGCCATCGTTAACCCCAACCAGCCCGGCTGCGGTTTCCCGAGCAAGCACCTGGCAGGGGTCGGGGTGGTCTTTTATGTGCTGGTCGCCCTGCGCGCCCAACTGCGGGCAGCGGGCTGGTTCAGCGCCGCGCGACCGGAGCCGAATCTGGCCGAGTATCTGGACCTGGTGGCCCTGGGCACGGTGGCGGACGTGGTGACGCTCGATCGCAACAACCGCATCCTGGTCGAGCAAGGGCTGCGGCGTATCCGTGCCGGCCGCTGTCGGCCCGGTATCCGCGCCCTGCTCCAGGTGGCGGGGCGGGACCCGGCGCGGGCCACGGCGACTGATCTCGGGTTCTTCGTCGGCCCCCGGCTCAACGCCGCCGGGCGGCTCACCGAGATGACCCTCGGGGTGGAGTGCCTGCTGTGCGACGAGCCCGCCCGTGCCCTGGACCTGGCCGGTCAGCTCGACGGGCTCAACCGGCAGCGCCGCGAGATCGAGGGCACGATGCGTGAGCAGGCCGAGACCCTGGTGGAGCGCATTCAACTGCGCGGTGACGACCTGCCGCCGGCCTTTTGTCTCTATGGCAAGGGCTGGCACCAGGGGGTGTCCGGGATCGTCGCCGCCCGCATCCGGGAGCGCTATCATCGGCCCTGCATCGCCTTCGCGGACGCCGGGGAGGGGGTCCTGCGCGGCTCTGCCCGCTCGGTGGACGGCCTGAACATCCGCGACGCCATCGATTTGGTGGATCGGCGGCGGCCCGGGCTCATCGAACGCTTCGGCGGCCACGCCATGGCGGCGGGGCTGACCCTGCGCACCGCGGCCCTGGCCGATTTCCGCGCCGCCTTCCGGGAGGCGGTGCGCGAGCAGCTCGGCGAGGCCCCGGTGGTACGCCAGATCCGCTCCGACGGTGAACTGCCCGCGCGGCTCATGAACCTGGAGACCGCCGAGGTCCTGCGTCTGGGCGGACCCTGGGGCAAGGGGTTCCCCGAACCCCTGTTCGACGGCGAGTTCGAGGTGGTCCAGGCGCGCCTGGTGGGTGAGCGGCACCTGAAGCTGCGGCTCAAGCCCGAGCGCGGCCCCTTTCTCGACGCCATCGGTTTCGGACTCGGTGAGCGGCTGGAGCAGGCGCGCGGCTGCGTGCGCCTTGCCTACCGGTTGGATGTCAATGAATATAGGGGGGAACGCGCCCCCCAACTGATCCTGGAGCACCTGCAATCGACCACCTAG
- the yjgA gene encoding ribosome biogenesis factor YjgA has product MTAMPRVELERLRLSAVTWAAIEETARIKDIRARGRHYKRIANLLEREDMHAVHALMDQAQERERADAARHHRLERWRERLIGEGDAALSEFLDEYPDADRQQLRTLVRAAKRDTERGRLEAPRKLFRFLRGVVEAQPDRDDETEDENE; this is encoded by the coding sequence CTGACCGCCATGCCGCGGGTCGAACTGGAACGGCTGCGGCTCAGCGCCGTGACCTGGGCGGCAATCGAGGAGACGGCCCGCATCAAGGACATTCGCGCCCGCGGCCGACACTACAAGCGCATCGCCAACCTGCTGGAGCGCGAGGACATGCACGCCGTTCACGCCCTGATGGACCAGGCGCAGGAGCGCGAGCGCGCGGACGCCGCCCGCCACCACCGGTTGGAGCGCTGGCGCGAGCGCCTGATCGGCGAGGGCGACGCCGCCTTGAGCGAGTTCCTGGACGAGTATCCGGACGCCGACCGCCAGCAATTGCGCACCCTGGTACGCGCCGCCAAGCGTGACACCGAGCGCGGGCGCCTGGAGGCGCCGCGCAAGCTGTTCCGGTTTCTGCGGGGGGTGGTGGAGGCGCAGCCGGATCGGGACGATGAAACCGAAGATGAAAACGAGTGA
- a CDS encoding sensor histidine kinase — MLKLVKQLHQLYRRLVQSIVESAEDAEPKLLLFGLFGVFGFPFFYFVWNYLFPQPYENLAIRIGGMCVAAPALIIKYWPPAARRYVPGYWWFSILLCSPFFFTFMLLHNQANTVWSGSLLAGIVMVFLISDVLNAILMLSLGIGAAFLAYSLTSIQPVPWPQLAEQFPVYLFAVVTTSLFNRELAREKRAKIAAAIALGSHIAHELRTPLMTIEAASHIVGGKLPRLLALDEAQASADDHTPIGGAERELLAEAPTMIGREVEHAFMIIDLALANAGLRPFGADESRAVDAMTLTTEALDRYPFRDQAQRQWLRISRTTSVPIQVIPLLFHHLVFNLLKNSIYAIQAAGRTDSGEIRIWAVPGHQVHCLHFRDNGQGIARDLQTAIFTAFFSTKTNGTGLGLHFCQSVMRRFGGDIRCRSVPGKFTEMILRFPARPSAD; from the coding sequence ATGCTGAAATTGGTCAAGCAACTCCATCAACTCTATCGTCGGCTCGTGCAATCCATCGTGGAGTCAGCAGAAGATGCCGAACCCAAGCTGCTGCTGTTCGGACTGTTCGGCGTTTTCGGCTTCCCCTTTTTTTATTTCGTTTGGAATTATCTGTTTCCTCAACCGTATGAAAACCTGGCCATCCGGATCGGCGGCATGTGCGTTGCCGCTCCCGCACTGATCATCAAGTATTGGCCACCGGCGGCGCGGCGTTACGTCCCCGGCTACTGGTGGTTCTCCATTTTGCTCTGTTCGCCGTTCTTTTTCACCTTCATGCTTCTGCACAATCAGGCCAACACGGTGTGGTCAGGTTCGTTGTTGGCGGGAATCGTGATGGTGTTCTTGATCTCCGACGTGCTCAATGCCATTTTAATGCTCTCCCTTGGCATCGGCGCCGCGTTCCTGGCATACTCCCTTACCAGTATCCAGCCCGTGCCCTGGCCCCAACTCGCTGAGCAATTTCCAGTCTACCTGTTCGCGGTCGTAACCACCAGCCTCTTCAATCGCGAACTCGCGCGGGAGAAGCGCGCAAAGATCGCTGCCGCCATCGCCCTCGGCAGCCATATCGCCCATGAACTGCGAACCCCATTGATGACGATCGAGGCTGCATCGCACATCGTCGGCGGCAAACTTCCGCGGCTGCTCGCGCTCGACGAGGCACAGGCAAGCGCCGACGACCATACACCGATTGGGGGCGCGGAGCGCGAACTATTGGCCGAGGCGCCGACGATGATCGGCCGGGAAGTCGAGCACGCCTTCATGATCATCGACCTGGCGCTTGCCAACGCCGGACTGCGCCCTTTTGGTGCCGATGAATCCCGGGCGGTGGACGCCATGACCCTGACCACTGAAGCCCTTGATCGGTATCCCTTCCGAGACCAGGCCCAACGGCAGTGGCTGCGGATTTCGCGGACGACGAGCGTGCCCATCCAGGTCATCCCGTTACTCTTCCACCATCTGGTTTTCAATCTATTGAAAAACAGCATCTATGCAATCCAGGCCGCCGGTCGTACCGACAGCGGCGAAATCAGGATCTGGGCCGTCCCTGGCCACCAGGTTCATTGTCTGCACTTTCGCGATAATGGGCAGGGGATCGCGCGCGACCTGCAGACTGCAATTTTCACAGCCTTTTTCTCCACCAAGACCAACGGCACCGGGCTCGGCCTGCACTTTTGTCAATCGGTGATGCGTCGTTTCGGCGGGGATATCCGCTGTCGTAGCGTTCCAGGCAAATTCACCGAGATGATTCTGCGGTTTCCCGCCCGGCCGTCGGCGGATTGA
- a CDS encoding response regulator: MNNKKSLPHLKGPPTPDTGCLPFFHPTRVVFVDDDPNFLKYFPPGLNANFPISCYASPGALLTDIARGRLETQLQVECWSSYTGRFADPQLEQMLSLDKTMLLMRVFGRHRFNPVSVIVVDYDMPEMDGLELCRRLAHLPCRKILLTGQASEAHAVAAFNEDLIDFFLPKGARNCVSLLRERIARYQRAFIADASRLVRQALRAEILMDWEDPGFCDLFAHLCEDLDIIEYYVIADPLDGFMLVDEHGRGRLLLTFSAAALAAQATMARIAGAPPTVVERLERRQAATFFAQEQGEAVLDAAAWCLACVPVQPFPTRPDRYYALLEAPAPFDVSPNTVLGLRAYLQGQA, encoded by the coding sequence TTGAACAACAAGAAATCCTTGCCGCACCTCAAGGGTCCGCCGACGCCGGACACCGGGTGCCTGCCGTTCTTTCACCCGACGCGAGTCGTGTTCGTCGATGATGATCCCAATTTTCTCAAATACTTCCCGCCGGGCCTGAACGCCAACTTCCCCATCTCGTGTTACGCATCGCCCGGGGCCTTGCTGACCGATATCGCCCGGGGCCGGTTGGAGACCCAGCTCCAGGTCGAGTGCTGGAGCAGTTACACGGGCCGCTTCGCTGACCCGCAGCTCGAGCAGATGCTGTCGCTGGACAAGACGATGCTGTTGATGCGGGTCTTTGGACGGCACCGTTTCAACCCTGTAAGTGTCATAGTGGTGGACTACGACATGCCGGAGATGGACGGCCTGGAACTATGCCGACGGCTCGCCCACCTGCCCTGCCGGAAAATCCTGCTGACCGGCCAGGCCAGCGAGGCGCACGCGGTCGCCGCCTTCAACGAGGACCTGATCGACTTCTTCCTGCCTAAGGGCGCCCGCAACTGCGTCAGCCTCCTGCGCGAGCGCATTGCGCGCTATCAGCGGGCCTTCATCGCCGACGCCTCCCGCCTGGTCCGCCAGGCCTTGCGTGCCGAGATTCTCATGGACTGGGAGGACCCGGGCTTCTGTGACCTCTTCGCCCACCTGTGCGAGGATTTGGACATCATCGAGTATTACGTGATTGCCGACCCGCTGGACGGCTTCATGCTGGTGGACGAGCACGGCCGGGGCCGTCTGTTGCTGACCTTCAGCGCCGCCGCGCTCGCCGCGCAGGCCACCATGGCGCGGATCGCGGGGGCCCCGCCGACGGTGGTGGAGCGCCTGGAGCGGCGGCAGGCCGCCACCTTCTTCGCGCAGGAGCAGGGCGAGGCCGTGCTCGACGCGGCGGCTTGGTGCCTCGCCTGCGTGCCCGTGCAGCCCTTTCCGACCCGCCCGGACCGCTACTATGCCCTCCTCGAGGCCCCTGCTCCCTTCGATGTGTCGCCCAACACCGTGCTGGGACTGCGCGCCTATCTGCAAGGACAGGCCTGA
- the cbiQ gene encoding cobalt ECF transporter T component CbiQ, translating to MGEQSFLRGGHPRGRGDFLERLLRGLLDAMDHAADAERLAAAPGLLQRLDPRLKTLGLLSLVVTAVFVKSLVALALLFACATALALASGITLRRLARQVWIGVFLFTGVLAIPAIVLVPGDAVAVVPLLDWTITRQGLRGAAFLIGRAQTAATFALLVVLTTPWPQVLKALRSLGVPLILVAILGMTHRYIFVLLESSVQLFEAKRSRVMGPLPGPQRRRLAMTSVVVLLERSLQLATEVHLAMIARGYRGEVHLLDELRTRPRDWLALAGLLSIAAVAIGWPWLPAIGDGG from the coding sequence ATGGGGGAGCAATCGTTTCTGCGCGGTGGTCATCCTCGGGGGCGGGGGGATTTTCTGGAGCGACTGCTGCGCGGCCTGCTGGACGCGATGGATCATGCGGCCGACGCCGAGCGGCTCGCCGCGGCTCCCGGTTTGCTTCAGCGCCTCGACCCGCGGCTCAAGACCCTCGGGCTGCTGTCGCTCGTCGTGACCGCGGTCTTCGTGAAGTCGCTGGTCGCCCTGGCCTTGCTCTTCGCCTGCGCGACCGCCCTGGCCCTGGCCTCGGGGATCACCCTGCGGCGCTTGGCCCGTCAGGTCTGGATCGGCGTATTCCTGTTCACGGGGGTGCTTGCGATTCCGGCCATCGTGCTGGTCCCCGGCGACGCCGTGGCCGTGGTGCCGTTGCTGGACTGGACCATCACCCGGCAGGGGCTGCGGGGTGCGGCCTTCCTGATCGGACGCGCACAGACGGCGGCGACCTTCGCCCTGTTGGTGGTGCTGACCACGCCCTGGCCGCAGGTGCTCAAGGCGCTGCGCAGTCTGGGCGTGCCGCTGATACTGGTCGCGATCCTCGGTATGACCCATCGCTATATCTTCGTGCTGCTCGAGAGCAGCGTGCAACTGTTCGAGGCCAAGCGCAGTCGGGTCATGGGTCCGCTGCCCGGCCCGCAGCGCCGACGGCTGGCCATGACCAGTGTCGTGGTCTTGCTCGAGCGGTCGTTACAGCTCGCCACGGAGGTCCATCTGGCGATGATCGCGCGCGGCTATCGCGGTGAGGTGCACCTGCTCGATGAGTTGCGCACCCGCCCCCGGGATTGGCTGGCCCTGGCCGGCTTGCTGAGCATCGCGGCAGTCGCCATCGGCTGGCCCTGGCTGCCCGCGATCGGTGACGGCGGCTGA
- the cqsA gene encoding alpha-hydroxyketone-type quorum-sensing autoinducer synthase — MAYADTTARSLVLGPAPAPGDINLRSNDYLSLGRHPELVDAQVKALVESGNGEMMSAVFLNPGNPQFDLERKFADLLHAEGAVLFQSGYQANTGLLEAVACPGLPVYIDQMAHASLYQGVMIAGADLRPFRHSDVEHLLRQLRRYGPGIILMETVYSTDGSLGPIAEIMDAAEEFGCILIADESHSLGTHGPGGAGLVVALGLQDRVHFRTASLAKAFCGRAGLVACPRRLAPYLRFTSAPSIFSSAVMPHELVGFARTIDIVQRDEYRRVRLHRNADRLRSNLDALGYNVSASASQIIALEAGSEQSVVRLGQALNARGVYGSPFFAPATPKHRACIRLSVNAALVDDDLERITAVCGEIRAAVGLAEWASTRRKGRRRTPLQREPAGAGAGGHLPVAQAVRDEAGGETALRQAA; from the coding sequence ATGGCTTATGCCGACACCACGGCCCGCTCGCTCGTGCTCGGACCAGCGCCCGCTCCGGGCGACATCAATCTCAGATCAAACGATTACCTATCCCTCGGACGCCACCCTGAACTCGTCGATGCCCAGGTAAAGGCACTGGTGGAAAGCGGGAACGGGGAGATGATGTCGGCGGTCTTTCTGAATCCCGGTAATCCGCAGTTTGATCTGGAGCGAAAGTTCGCCGATCTGCTCCATGCCGAGGGCGCTGTCCTATTCCAGTCCGGCTATCAAGCCAATACCGGTTTGCTGGAGGCTGTGGCCTGCCCCGGACTGCCGGTTTACATCGACCAGATGGCCCATGCGTCGCTGTATCAGGGCGTAATGATCGCGGGCGCCGACCTCAGGCCATTTCGCCACAGCGATGTGGAACATCTGCTACGGCAGTTGCGCAGATATGGGCCGGGCATTATTCTGATGGAAACGGTCTACAGCACTGACGGCAGCCTGGGGCCAATTGCGGAGATAATGGATGCCGCCGAGGAGTTTGGGTGCATTTTGATTGCGGATGAATCACACTCGTTAGGCACCCACGGTCCCGGTGGTGCCGGCCTGGTGGTGGCACTCGGCCTTCAGGACCGGGTGCATTTTCGCACGGCCAGTCTGGCGAAGGCGTTCTGCGGGCGGGCGGGGCTGGTGGCCTGCCCCCGGCGCCTGGCGCCGTACCTCAGGTTTACGAGCGCGCCGAGTATCTTTTCAAGTGCCGTCATGCCCCACGAGTTGGTTGGCTTTGCCAGGACGATTGACATCGTGCAGCGGGATGAATACCGTCGGGTCCGTCTCCACCGCAACGCCGATCGCCTGCGCTCCAACCTCGATGCGCTCGGTTACAACGTCTCGGCGAGTGCCTCACAAATCATCGCCCTGGAGGCCGGAAGCGAACAGAGTGTGGTGCGGCTGGGACAGGCGCTGAACGCGCGCGGGGTCTATGGTTCGCCCTTCTTCGCTCCGGCTACACCCAAGCATCGCGCCTGTATCCGGCTGTCGGTAAACGCGGCGCTGGTCGATGATGATCTGGAGAGGATTACGGCGGTCTGCGGTGAGATTCGCGCAGCGGTGGGGTTGGCGGAGTGGGCTTCGACGCGGCGCAAGGGCCGCCGCCGAACGCCACTGCAGCGGGAGCCGGCGGGGGCCGGGGCGGGAGGGCATTTGCCCGTGGCCCAGGCAGTGCGGGATGAAGCGGGGGGCGAGACCGCGCTGCGCCAGGCGGCATAA
- a CDS encoding class I SAM-dependent methyltransferase, whose amino-acid sequence MPAAPAHAGSLRESLRYLNWVYNPFQSLDVSQVYDLLSTRAPTGRGLWLNLGYWRDARTLDDACVAMADLLAERADMTDADAVLDVGFGFADQDIRWAQTRAPRSITGLNITASQVAVARARVADLGLCERIDLREGSATAMPLPDAAFDVVTALECAFHFRTRERFFAEAFRVLRPGGRLVVADILPMPTASGWGARLQQRVSWTLVAGKFPIPKENIYTRQEYAGRLAACGFTGVRVDSIRDEVYAPLHRCLAQDPAPIARLHPLMRLPARVTLSMDAAGIYRGLDYVLAVAHKPG is encoded by the coding sequence ATGCCTGCCGCCCCCGCCCACGCCGGTTCACTGCGCGAGTCGCTGCGCTACCTGAACTGGGTCTACAACCCCTTCCAGTCACTGGACGTGTCCCAGGTCTATGACCTGCTGTCCACCCGCGCGCCCACCGGGCGCGGTCTCTGGCTCAACCTGGGCTATTGGCGCGACGCCCGGACGCTCGACGACGCCTGCGTCGCCATGGCCGACCTGCTGGCCGAGCGCGCCGACATGACGGACGCGGACGCGGTACTGGACGTGGGCTTCGGCTTTGCCGATCAGGATATCCGCTGGGCCCAGACGCGGGCGCCGCGGTCCATCACCGGGCTCAACATCACCGCCTCCCAGGTCGCCGTCGCCCGCGCCCGGGTCGCGGACCTGGGACTCTGCGAGCGGATCGACCTGCGCGAGGGCTCGGCCACCGCGATGCCTCTGCCGGACGCCGCCTTCGACGTGGTGACGGCACTCGAATGCGCCTTCCACTTCCGCACCCGCGAGCGCTTCTTCGCCGAGGCCTTCCGGGTGCTGCGCCCGGGCGGGCGCCTGGTGGTCGCCGACATCCTGCCCATGCCGACGGCAAGCGGCTGGGGGGCGCGCCTCCAGCAACGCGTGTCTTGGACCCTGGTCGCCGGCAAGTTTCCAATTCCGAAGGAGAATATCTACACGCGGCAAGAGTATGCCGGGCGGCTCGCGGCCTGCGGATTCACCGGGGTGCGGGTGGACTCCATCCGCGACGAGGTCTATGCGCCCCTGCACCGCTGTCTGGCCCAGGACCCGGCGCCGATCGCGCGGCTGCACCCCCTGATGCGGCTGCCGGCGCGCGTGACCCTGTCCATGGATGCGGCGGGCATCTATCGGGGGCTGGACTACGTCCTGGCGGTCGCACACAAACCGGGATGA
- a CDS encoding BolA family protein, whose translation METEAIATLIRAGMPDAAVQVTGDGSHFEAVVVSPAFAGLTPLKKQRLVMDTVREQLASGELHALSIKALTPAERG comes from the coding sequence GTGGAGACTGAAGCAATCGCAACCCTGATCCGGGCCGGTATGCCGGACGCGGCGGTGCAGGTGACGGGTGACGGCAGTCACTTCGAGGCGGTGGTGGTGAGCCCGGCCTTCGCGGGGCTGACGCCGCTCAAGAAACAGCGCCTGGTGATGGATACGGTGCGCGAGCAGCTCGCGAGCGGGGAGCTGCACGCGCTGTCCATCAAGGCCCTGACACCCGCCGAGCGAGGGTAG
- a CDS encoding energy-coupling factor ABC transporter ATP-binding protein, translating to MPAAAAHPQAAAAFELVEVHYAYQDIPALNGVSLRIPTGQCIALLGANGSGKSTLLRLLAALCFPDRGRLAAFGEDLSDERMQQEALAYAFRRRVGLVFQNPEVQLFNPTVFDELAFGPLQLGWTREEILRCVDAMLAEFALVDLRHRSPHRLSGGEKKRVALACVLITRPEVLLLDEPTAALDPRSQGEVVRFLADCRGTGRTVVTATHNLDIVAEIADYCFVLQAGRLVAQGTPTDILGDGALLRATQLLHAHWHVHADGLAHTHDHRHHVAAGEPL from the coding sequence ATGCCAGCCGCTGCTGCGCATCCGCAAGCCGCGGCGGCGTTCGAGCTGGTCGAGGTGCACTACGCCTATCAGGACATCCCCGCCTTGAATGGGGTGAGCCTGCGCATTCCGACCGGTCAGTGCATCGCCCTGTTGGGCGCCAACGGCTCCGGCAAGTCGACGCTGCTGCGGCTGCTCGCGGCACTGTGCTTTCCCGACCGCGGGCGCCTTGCCGCGTTCGGCGAGGACCTGTCCGATGAGCGGATGCAGCAGGAGGCGCTCGCCTATGCCTTTCGCCGTCGGGTCGGTCTGGTGTTCCAGAATCCCGAGGTGCAACTCTTCAATCCGACCGTCTTCGACGAACTGGCCTTCGGGCCGCTGCAACTGGGTTGGACCAGAGAGGAAATCCTGCGGTGCGTGGACGCGATGCTCGCCGAGTTTGCGCTTGTGGACTTAAGGCACCGCTCGCCGCACCGGCTCTCGGGCGGCGAGAAGAAGCGGGTCGCGCTGGCATGCGTGCTCATCACCAGGCCCGAGGTGCTGTTGCTGGACGAACCCACGGCCGCGCTGGACCCGCGCAGTCAGGGTGAGGTCGTGCGCTTCCTCGCCGACTGCCGCGGTACCGGCCGCACTGTTGTCACGGCGACCCACAACCTCGATATCGTGGCCGAGATCGCCGACTACTGCTTCGTGCTCCAGGCCGGACGCCTGGTGGCACAAGGCACGCCAACCGACATCCTGGGCGATGGTGCCTTGCTGCGTGCCACACAGTTGCTGCATGCGCACTGGCACGTCCATGCCGACGGTCTCGCCCACACGCACGACCATCGGCATCACGTCGCCGCCGGAGAACCCTTATGA
- a CDS encoding acetyltransferase — protein MFLKHSMSGKMVEVLSLRDLFNPLRGTVIGRYHYGDEAQDPESFDKGDLAFCSDEPIPKCWTDPHYRDDGVTGHDQAPG, from the coding sequence ATGTTTCTAAAACACTCAATGTCCGGCAAGATGGTCGAAGTCCTGAGCCTGCGGGATCTGTTCAACCCGCTGCGCGGGACCGTGATCGGGCGCTATCACTATGGCGATGAGGCGCAGGACCCGGAGAGCTTCGATAAGGGCGATCTGGCCTTCTGCTCGGACGAGCCCATCCCCAAGTGCTGGACCGATCCGCATTACCGCGACGATGGGGTGACGGGGCACGACCAGGCCCCCGGCTGA
- the pdxA gene encoding 4-hydroxythreonine-4-phosphate dehydrogenase PdxA: MSKPIIAVTLGDPAGVGPEILVRALADPRVEEAVRCLVYGDARVVEKAVREARLGLAVRAIHRGDEARYAPGSIEVIDFANADPAAFVPGQVQARCGQAAWDYIEAAVQAALRGEVAALDTAPINKESIQAAGVPYIGHTEMLAALTGAHDPLTMFETLGLRVFFLSRHVSLRDSCALVTRARLLDYIARCHQAMDQLGLGGGELAVAGLNPHCGEHGLFGDEEVREVAPAVAEARARGWRVAGPIGPDSVFHQAKTGRYAAVLALYHDQGHIATKTLDFERTISLTLGLPFLRLSVDHGTAFDIAWQGTASPVGMIESLLVAARYAPAYRQTQQMIP, from the coding sequence ATGAGCAAGCCCATCATCGCCGTCACCCTGGGCGATCCGGCCGGGGTCGGCCCCGAGATCCTGGTCCGCGCCCTCGCCGACCCGCGCGTCGAGGAGGCCGTCCGCTGCCTGGTCTACGGCGACGCCCGGGTGGTCGAAAAGGCGGTCCGGGAGGCGCGCCTGGGACTTGCGGTCCGGGCCATCCACCGCGGGGACGAGGCGCGTTATGCGCCGGGGTCGATCGAGGTCATCGACTTCGCCAACGCCGACCCGGCGGCCTTCGTGCCGGGCCAGGTCCAGGCCCGCTGCGGGCAGGCCGCCTGGGACTATATCGAGGCGGCCGTGCAGGCGGCCCTGCGGGGTGAGGTCGCGGCGCTCGACACCGCCCCGATCAACAAGGAGTCGATCCAGGCGGCCGGCGTGCCCTATATCGGCCATACCGAGATGCTGGCGGCCCTGACCGGGGCCCATGACCCGCTGACGATGTTCGAGACGCTCGGCCTGCGGGTGTTTTTCTTAAGCCGCCATGTCTCGCTGCGCGACTCCTGCGCCCTGGTCACGCGGGCGCGGTTGCTCGACTACATCGCACGCTGTCATCAGGCCATGGACCAACTCGGTCTGGGCGGCGGCGAACTCGCGGTCGCGGGCCTCAACCCCCATTGCGGGGAGCACGGCCTGTTCGGCGATGAAGAGGTTCGGGAGGTGGCGCCGGCCGTCGCCGAGGCGCGGGCCCGGGGGTGGCGCGTCGCCGGCCCCATCGGCCCCGATTCGGTCTTCCATCAGGCCAAGACCGGGCGCTACGCGGCCGTCCTGGCGCTCTACCACGACCAGGGCCATATCGCCACCAAGACCCTGGACTTCGAGCGCACCATCTCACTGACCCTGGGGCTGCCCTTTCTGCGCCTGAGCGTCGACCACGGCACCGCCTTCGACATCGCCTGGCAGGGGACGGCGAGCCCGGTGGGCATGATCGAATCGCTGCTGGTGGCGGCGCGCTATGCGCCCGCCTATCGACAGACGCAACAGATGATACCTTGA